The Papaver somniferum cultivar HN1 chromosome 3, ASM357369v1, whole genome shotgun sequence genome includes a region encoding these proteins:
- the LOC113356270 gene encoding farnesylcysteine lyase-like, protein MVKQIRFPLLSILLIIIISSSILPSSCNPQITKSPKINKVCIIGSGISGSSLSHFLRKYSEDRNLIGEIHIFERNGIVGGRTATVTIGGDTFEAGGSIIHPKNYHALNFTHLLNLKIKTPSDGSLGIWDGSQFLIKTLDNKNNRKLISLYNSFRLFFRYGLSLLKMDPFIKTMLGNFLNYYTDLESRPVFETVEEMLKWSKLYNLTRGTLQEELIEAGLAPKLISELITVITRINYGQSMSISGLAGAVSMAGSDDGLWAVEGGNWQIAAGLIKHSNVTLHLHEEIESVSHIGGSYELNSTTGNTYSCGVAVVATPLDEVKIRFSPPISIPERRLQHTHATFVRGILNPGYFGMNSVVNIPECVGTIEDPSLPFTSISVLKKYSEDDMTYKIFSRAPMEDTLLDQLFRTVKEVIRINWGAYPHYHAPEVFSPFVLDGLHLYYVNAFENAASTIETGAVAAENVARLILSRCCGHTSTSSHLRQFVSEVHFCPYCCFPSTVTDYGGGGGIFL, encoded by the exons ATGGTCAAACAAATTCGTTTCCCACTCTTATCAATACTACTCATCATCATAATTTCCTCTTCAATTCTTCCATCATCTTGTAATCCACAAATCACTAAATCTCCCAAAATAAACAAAGTTTGCATAATAGGTAGTGGTATTTCAGGTTCATCACTATCTCATTTCCTTAGAAAGTATTCAGAAGATCGGAATTTAATCGGTGAAATTCATATTTTTGAACGGAATGGAATTGTTGGAGGAAGAACAGCTACAGTTACTATTGGGGGAGATACATTTGAAGCTGGTGGATCTATCATTCATCCGAAGAACTATCATGCTTTGAATTTCACTCATTTGCTTAACCTGAAAATCAAAACACCCTCTGATGGTTCTTTGGGGATTTGGGATGGTTCTCAATTTCTCATTAAAACCCTTGATAATAAAAATAACAGAAAACTTATTTCTCTTTACAATTCTTTCCGCTTGTTTTTCCGGTACGGGCTCTCCCTCCTCAAAATGGATCCATTCATAAAG ACTATGCTGGGTAATTTTTTGAATTATTACACTGATCTTGAATCTCGACCAGTTTTTGAGACTGTGGAGGAGATGCTGAAATGGTCAAAATTATATAACCTAACTCGTGGGACTCTACAAGAGGAGTTGATTGAGGCTGGCTTAGCTCCTAAACTCATATCTGAACTCATTACT GtaatcacaagaatcaactacgggCAGAGTATGAGTATCAGTGGCCTTGCTGGAGCGGTTTCAATGGCAGGGAGTGATGATGGATTATGGGCAGTGGAAGGAGGAAACTGGCAGATTGCTGCTGGCCTTATAAAGCATTCAAATGTTACATTACATCTCCATGAAGAAATTGAATCTGTTTCCCATATCGGAGGGAGTTATGAGTTGAACTCCACCACAGGGAATACTTATTCCTGTGGAGTAGCAGTTGTTGCTACACCATTGGATGAGGTTAAAATCCGCTTTTCCCCACCAATCTCAATTCCTGAAAGGAGGTTACAACACACACATGCTACTTTTGTTAGGGGCATCTTAAACCCT GGTTATTTTGGAATGAATTCGGTCGTGAACATTCCAGAATGCGTGGGCACCATCGAGGATCCCAGCCTACCTTTTACCAGCATTTCTGTTCTCAAGAAATACAGTGAAGACGATATGACTTACAAGATTTTCTCTCGTGCACCCATGGAAGACACATTACTTGATCAATTATTCAG AACGGTGAAGGAGGTGATTCGGATAAACTGGGGTGCATACCCTCACTACCATGCACCTGAGGTATTTTCCCCATTTGTGTTGGATGGGTTGCATTTATACTATGTCAATGCCTTCGAAAATGCAGCCAGCACAATTGAAACTGGCGCTGTTGCAGCAGAAAATGTTGCGCGGCTCATATTATCACGTTGCTGTGGTCACACATCAACTTCGTCGCATTTGAGACAGTTCGTTTCTGAG GTTCACTTTTGCCCTTACTGCTGCTTCCCCTCAACAGTAACTGactatggtggtggtggaggtattTTCCTATAA
- the LOC113359487 gene encoding uncharacterized protein LOC113359487: MDPVNTEASETISQQPPKTRILRVTLIRKVLNSPRDKYNKVVEAIRDIKQSWRGYIKCKDYTIKELEDGILRFSFKYSYDKEWAMDLDIFHTSPFWIQAHGIPPELMSLELGFDIGKVVFGAEAVRVEVDRDDNDNAILRIKAMVNVKKRLVGGCWLCLPKNEDGVDDKLLWVPFKYEKLSYKCFSCGSICHSAFSCWNDSLISTNVNKKLDYGDIIVSYNGGENEKPMFKRHFANHVNGYVNGIFFLMITHDKATGKSHFVAKDSFTYPVFQGLDSSFHSYSLSDIHVSSWEVEEAAKAMSGALILLPSAPIPSKPFTVSSASTSSSSSSTSFSLFRNSSLSFQPLKSSIKKPSTFRDLRVRADDGDADGGGPDDYDMEDEEMEEVDNKKDYDVEYENLLTVSPFSTSSTGGDEIEMSEQSKSFVSTQGWDSEMVVDYRINEQEFHKICLLECDFFIRKPPDPDNDVYDFREMYVTPPDTDVYSIPRVLAPMPQKYIRCAKSDYGCYNVTEPPIDAPRDPMYKSEREIAKVFLSKHYRNRRSGDPDFVVDFEEIYVIDSKTKSITRAKVLVTVPGGRDRDRKNDMLIIRDNGNSFKIIDRSERADPTTVIEREEWIKTRQDMERHLRKLRDFSVSNWF; this comes from the exons ATGGATCCCGTCAACACAGAAGCATCAGAAACCATAAGCCAACAACCTCCCAAGACACGTATACTCCGTGTAACTCTCATTAGAAAAGTATTAAACAGTCCAAGAGACAAATATAATAAAGTTGTAGAAGCTATTAGAGATATAAAACAATCTTGGAGAGGTTATATCAAATGCAAAGACTACACCATTAAAGAGCTTGAAGATGGGATTTTGCGTTTCAGTTTTAAGTATTCATATGACAAAGAATGGGCCATGG ATCTGGACATATTTCATACTAGTCCATTTTGGATTCAAGCTCATGGTATTCCTCCTGAGTTGATGTCTCTGGAACTGGGTTTTGATATTGGGAAAGTAGTATTTGGTGCTGAAGCTGTGCGAGTTGAAGTGGATCGGGATGATAATGACAATGCTATTTTGAGGATTAAGGCTATGGTTAATGTGAAGAAAAGATTGGTTGGTGGGTGTTGGTTATGTCTTCCCAAGAATGAAGATGGTGTTGATGATAAGTTGTTGTGGGTGCCTTTTAAGTATGAGAAATTATCTTATAAGTGTTTCTCTTGTGGTAGTATTTGTCATTCAGCCTTTAGTTGTTGGAATGATAGTTTGATTAGTACAAATGTAAATAAAAAGCTAGACTATGGTGATATCATTGTTAGTTATAATGGTGGTGAGAATGAAAAGCCAATG TTCAAGAGGCATTTTGCTAATCATGTTAATGGATATGTGAATGGTATTTTCTTTTTGATG ATCACTCATGACAAAGCCACTGGAAAATCACATTTTGTGGCCAAGGATTCCTTTACATATCCAGTGTTTCAG GGTCTTGACAGTAGTTTTCACTCATATAGTTTATCTGATATTCATGTCTCAAGTTGGGAAGTAGAAGAAGCAGCAAAAGCCATGAGTGGTGCTCTAATTCTTCTCCCTTCAGCTCCGATTCCTTCAAAACCCTTCACAGTCTCTTctgcttctacttcttcttcatcttcttctacttcCTTTTCTCTCTTCAGAAACTCATCTCTCTCATTTCAGCCTCTTAAATCATCAATTAAAAAACCATCCACTTTCCGTGATTTGAGGGTTAGAGCTGATGATGGAGATGCAGATGGAGGAGGTCCAGATGATTAtgatatggaagatgaagaaatggAAGAAGTTGATAACAAAAAAGATTACGATGTAGAGTATGAAAATCTTCTTACTGTTTCACCCTTTTCTACTTCTTCTACCGGTGGGGATGAAATTGAAATGTCTGAACAGAGTAAGAGCTTTGTTTCTACACAAGGTTGGGATTCTGAGATGGTTGTTGATTATAGGATTAACGAACAAGAATTCCATAAGATTTGTTTACTAGAGTGTGATTTTTTCATTAGGAAACCTCCTGATCCTGATAATGATGTCTATGATTTCCGTGAG ATGTATGTAACGCCTCCAGATACAGATGTTTATTCAATCCCTAGGGTTTTAGCACCAATGCCACAGAAG TATATTCGATGTGCAAAAAGCGATTATGGATGCTACAATGTGACTGAGCCTCCAATTGACGCACCTCGTGATCCAATGTACAAGTCAGAAAGGGAAATTGCGAAG GTTTTCTTATCAAAACACTACAGAAATAGGAGATCAGGTGACCCTGATTTCGTTGTTGATTTTGAAGAAATCTACGTTATCGACTCAAAGACAAAGTCAATCACCAGAGCAAAAGTTCTG GTTACGGTTCCAGGTGGACGAGATAGAGATAGGAAGAACGACATGCTTATCATACGCGACAATGGGAACTCTTTCAAAATTATTGATAGG AGTGAAAGGGCTGACCCAACCACAGTTATAGAAAGAGAAGAATGGATTAAAACTAGGCAAGATATGGAGAGACACCTGCGAAAGCTTCGAGACTTCAGTGTCTCAAACTGGTTCTAA